The Oncorhynchus tshawytscha isolate Ot180627B linkage group LG08, Otsh_v2.0, whole genome shotgun sequence genome window below encodes:
- the LOC112256141 gene encoding zinc finger and BTB domain-containing protein 5-like → MDFPGHFENIFQQLNHQRVSGQLCDCVIVVGGQHFRAHRSVLAACSTHFRALLNAVEGDGGGASVMELDLEVVTPEAFSTLLDMIYTSTLTLGVSNVMDVLLAASHLHLNTVVKACKHHLTSRSFPTSPPRGWSSPVQQQRFSHAVDQQHLRQSPSQAAAMAGVNSRQQRSVLLQQLGLSLVTSALEGSLDVGETKLDASQAGGRDGGVGADGSMEQLAALSGRRHHKRKSSSPQMFLEERLNSKQSGCRLSEGNHGEGCPRISRSNGGDEIHSPDSLKTDECLCLERGSAEKQEEKYEGTLQEEVQLPSQSDSNVGGTRDDGGEDHTEGSQVDGGIVFKVKVGEDGEEEDHKMDVVVKSEQVNSYPDTPGVSNYPPFPSEDTGDHQDEPVNDEKDILSPKGNDPSSSNPHSSSNPQTDTHPLQDNTDRGDGLSDNEGLDRNQDLGLSCILNPRSQLEALGVDSLINTTISEAQAESNEAVRSLQNSEATNTSSSSLMFPVTSVPFQQLLSSEGHSFSDGFILQSTQTQDVLGGFLRGLRPDVGTLGSLSLSTSLSRSSRAEMTGVGGSLGLPVYRRIAPKVNPNSEGQIDGQPQDPSSSGPAGGDTAPRPALTRASEDVLSKCKKAMTEHNVLVVEGARKYACRICCKTFLNLTDCKKHIRVHTGEKPYACLKCGKRFSQSSHLYKHSKTTCLRWQSSHLPATLL, encoded by the coding sequence ATGGACTTCCCAGGTCACTTCGAGAACATCTTCCAGCAGCTGAACCACCAGCGTGTCAGTGGTCAGCTCTGTGACTGTGTGATCGTAGTGGGGGGCCAACACTTCAGGGCCCACCGCTCTGTCCTGGCAGCCTGCAGTACACACTTCAGGGCCCTTCTGAATGCAGTGGAGGGGGATGGTGGAGGAGCCAGTGTGATGGAGCTGGATCTAGAGGTAGTGACTCCTGAAGCTTTCTCCACCCTGCTGGACATGATCTACACCTCCACTCTCACTCTGGGGGTCTCCAACGTAATGGATGTGCTCCTGGCTGCCTCCCACCTGCACCTCAACACTGTGGTCAAGGCCTGCAAGCACCACCTCACCTCCCGCAGCTTCCCCACATCGCCCCCGCGTGGTTGGAGTTCGCCAGTGCAGCAGCAGCGGTTCAGCCATGCAGTGGACCAGCAGCACCTGAGGCAGTCTCCATCCCAGGCAGCAGCCATGGCCGGGGTCAACTCCAGGCAGCAAAGATCTGTCCTACTCCAGCAGCTGGGGCTCAGCCTGGTCACATCGGCCCTGGAAGGTAGCCTCGACGTTGGCGAGACTAAGTTGGATGCTAGCCAGGCTGGAGGCAGGGACGGAGGGGTTGGAGCGGATGGAAGCATGGAGCAACTGGCAGCTCTCTCTGGTCGGCGTCACCACAAACGCAAGAGCTCTTCTCCCCAAATGTTTCTGGAGGAGAGGCTGAACAGCAAGCAGAGTGGGTGCAGGCTGTCTGAGGGGAATCACGGGGAGGGCTGTCCAAGGATCTCCAGGAGTAATGGGGGTGATGAGATTCACTCCCCTGACTCCCTGAAGACAGACGAGTGCCTCTGCCTGGAGAGGGGAAGTGcagagaagcaggaggagaagTATGAAGGTACTTTACAAGAAGAGGTACAGCTGCCTAGCCAATCAGATAGTAATGTGGGAGGGACAcgggatgatgggggagaggatCACACAGAGGGTTCTCAggtggatggagggattgtgtttAAAGTGaaagtgggagaagatggagaagaggaggatcaTAAGATGGATGTAGTTGTGAAGAGTGAGCAGGTGAACTCTTATCCAGACACACCAGGTGTGTCCAATTATCCTCCATTCCCATCCGAGGACACTGGTGATCATCAGGATGAGCCAGTTAATGATGAGAAAGACATACTCAGCCCGAAGGGAAATGACCCAAGCTCATCCAACCCCCATTCTAGCTCCAatcctcagacagacacacacccactccaagACAACACGGATAGAGGAGATGGGTTGTCTGATAATGAGGGCCTAGACAGAAACCAAGACCTGGGACTTTCCTGCATTCTCAACCCCAGGAGTCAGCTTGAGGCATTAGGAGTGGACAGTCTCATTAACACCACCATCAGTGAGGCTCAGGCAGAAAGCAATGAGGCTGTTAGGTCACTTCAAAACTCAGAGGCAACaaacacctcctcttcctcccttatGTTCCCAGTAACCTCTGTCCCCTTCCAGCAGCTCCTCAGTAGCGAGGGGCACAGTTTCAGTGATGGATTCATCCTTCAGTCCACCCAGACTCAGGATGTTCTGGGGGGCTTCTTGAGGGGCCTCAGGCCAGATGTCGGCACCTTGGGCAGCCTCAGTTTGAGCACATCCCTCTCCCGATCATCCAGGGCTGAGATGACCGGAGTTGGGGGTAGCTTAGGGCTGCCAGTTTACCGTCGCATCGCTCCAAAAGTGAACCCCAACTCTGAGGGCCAGATAGATGGACAACCCCAGGATCCTTCCTCCTCCGGTCCAGCAGGGGGGGATACTGCTCCTCGCCCTGCCCTCACCAGAGCATCAGAGGACGTCCTTTCAAAGTGTAAGAAGGCCATGACGGAGCACAACGTCCTGGTAGTGGAGGGGGCAAGGAAATACGCCTGCCGGATCTGCTGTAAGACCTTCCTAAACCTGACTGACTGTAAGAAACACATCAGAgtccacacaggagaaaagccctaTGCCTGCCTCAAGTGTGGAAAACGCTTCAGTCAGTCGTCCCATTTGTACAAACACTCCAAGACCACCTGTCTACGCTGGCAGAGCAGCCACCTGCCTGCCACGCTGCTCTGA
- the LOC112257085 gene encoding mitochondrial import receptor subunit TOM5 homolog, which produces MFKLEGLGPKMDPEAMKKKMRQDVISSVRNFLIYIALLRATPYILKKLDSI; this is translated from the exons ATGTTCAAACTCGAGGGGTTAGGGCCGAAAATGGACCCAGAGGCGATGAAGAAAAAGATGCGACAGGACGTCATCTCGTCCGTGCGCAATTTCCTAATCTATATTGCCCTTCTCAGAGCCA CTCCATATATTTTGAAGAAGTTGGACAGCATTTGA
- the LOC112256143 gene encoding glyoxylate reductase/hydroxypyruvate reductase: MKVFITRRIPQEGMKILSQAGVCKVSLWDSDEPVPRVELLKGVEGAHGLLCLLSDKIDTEVLDAAGPNLKVISTLSVGFDHMAMDEIKKRGVRVGYTPDVLTDATAELTVALLLATARRLPEGVVEVKNGGWSTWKPLWLCGYGLSGSTVGVIGLGRIGMAIARRLNPFGVKRLLYSGRTAKSYAAEVEGEYVPLDTLVSESDFVVVSCALTPETQGLCNKDFFSKMKNTAVFINTSRGAVVNQEDLYQALSSGQIACAGLDVTTPEPLPTDHPLLTLKNCVVLPHIGSATYSTRGIMAELSANNLLAGLQGTDMPSELKF, translated from the exons ATGAAGGTTTTCATAACAAGACGCATCCCACAGGAGGGAATGAAGATTTTGTCACAGGCTGGAGT ATGTAAAGTGTCACTGTGGGACTCTGATGAGCCTGTTCCGAGGGTGGAGCTTCTGAAGGGCGTGGAGGGGGCCCATGGTCTGCTGTGCCTCCTGTCGGACAAGATCGACACAGAGGTTCTGGACGCAGCAG GTCCAAACTTGAAGGTTATAAGTACCTTGTCTGTCGGATTTGACCACATGGCCATGGATGAGATCAAGAAACG AGGGGTGCGTGTGGGCTACACTCCAGACGTCCTGACTGATGCCACGGCGGAGCTGACCGTCGCCCTGCTCCTGGCTACAGCTCGGCGGCTACCAGAGGGCGTGGTGGAGGTTAAGAA tggaGGCTGGAGCACCTGGAAACCTCTGTGGTTGTGTGGTTATGGTCTGTCAGGCAGCACTGTCGGTGTCATTGGACTGGGACGCATAG GTATGGCCATTGCCAGGAGGCTGAATCCGTTTGGAGTGAAGAGGCTCCTGTACTCTGGAAGAACTGCCAAATCCTATGCTGCTGAGGTGGAGGGAGAATACG TGCCCTTGGACACGCTGGTGTCTGAGAGTGATTTTGTCGTGGTGTCCTGCGCCCTCACACCAGAGACCCAAGGCCTGTGTAACAAGGACTTCTTCAGCAAGATGAAGAACACCGCTGTCTTCATCAACACCAGCAG gGGTGCAGTGGTGAATCAGGAGGATCTGTACCAGGCTCTGTCCAGTGGTCAGATAGCTTGTGCTGGGCTGGACGTCACAACCCCAGAACCACTCCCCACCGAccaccccctcctcaccctcaaaAACTGTG TGGTCTTGCCCCACATTGGCAGTGCTACCTACTCTACACGTGGCATCATGGCAGAGCTGTCCGCAAACAATCTGCTGGCAGGCCTACAGGGCACAGACATGCCCAGCGAACTCAAATTCTAG